One Hordeum vulgare subsp. vulgare chromosome 4H, MorexV3_pseudomolecules_assembly, whole genome shotgun sequence DNA window includes the following coding sequences:
- the LOC123446177 gene encoding uncharacterized protein LOC123446177, whose product MSSPISSSCQGAPRPRARRQQQAGCPPRPSLSLLVLFFLSSHLPVSSFSCRSSTMVLRFQEVHCSRPSSSARSGRNGSGRPERRIRVAPRPQLASPLYMTRVGAFLGRTSEEPLPRPLSWPSQSSPARWSTCTSKLQETAMTVQQLKPRHGLARSARSPAAHEELSLRPGLPPQALFLALPTSVAVLHLARAQAPCCLPAVSSPVMREIQIFPRYVLASVGCLELVLV is encoded by the exons ATGTCGTCCCCAATCAGCAGCAGTTGCCAAGGAGCTCCTCGACCCCGAGCTCGCCGGCAACAGCAAGCAGGATGTCCCCCGCGcccttccctctccctcctcgTTCTCTTCTTCCTGTCCTCACACCTCCCCGTATCTTCTTTCTCCTGCAGGAGCAGTACCATGGTGCTGAGGTTCCAAGAGGTCCATTGTAGCCGACCCTCGTCTTCGGCCAGATCCGGACGGAATGGGTCCGGTCGTCCGGAGCGCCGGATTCGTGTCGCCCCTCGCCCCCAGCTTGCCTCTCCGTTGTACATGACGCGTGTTGGAGCTTTCCTTGGTCGGACGTCGGAGGAGCCTCTGCCTCGTCCGCTGTCATGGCCGTCCCAAAGTTCCCCTGCTCGCTGGAGCACCTGCACGTCCAAG CTGCAGGAGACAGCCATGACCGTCCAGCAGCTCAAGccccgccatggcctcgcccGATCTGCTCGAAGCCCAGCCGCCCATGAGGAGCTTAGCCTACGCCCGGGTCTGCCTCCCCAAGCTTTGTTCCTAGCACTGCCGACCAGTGTTGCAGTCCTGCACCTCGCTCGTGCGCAGGCGCCCTGTTGTCTCCCCGCTGTAAGCAGCCCCGTCATGCGTGAAATTCAGATTTTTCCTAGATACGTTCTCGCAAGTGTAGGTTGCTTGGAATTGGTACTAGTTTAG